Proteins encoded in a region of the Nicotiana tomentosiformis chromosome 9, ASM39032v3, whole genome shotgun sequence genome:
- the LOC138898660 gene encoding uncharacterized protein, with protein sequence MKDGELVEEIFFRLSKILGDLKLFGRPIKSGEQVRKFLRSLSTIWQPKVIALECQDLDKMSYNELRGDLIAFEKTHLDRQVQYEKKKTVAFKATVAELEEEEEEEEGGGGGGGGEQDENISMLSKVVTSMMKKNRNNRRDKSNFRKGKMNNENDKNDGRCYECGKHRHIQAECPELKKKLSRNFQKKKSFGAWSDEEESVHEEIANMCFMAIKEDSDEDSGELGLMADEGTSEVHFSTCPNCHELQEFIDIAFADIEKVLNELRKIQREKKD encoded by the coding sequence ATGAAGGATGGAGAATTAGTAGAGGAAATATTTTTTAGGTTGAGCAAAATCCTTGGAGACTTAAAATTATTTGGTAGACCAATCAAAAGCGGAGAACAAGTCAGAAAATTTTTGAGAAGTCTTTCCACAATTTGGCAACCCAAAGTCATTGCTTTGGAATGTCAGGATCTTGACAAAATGTCCTATAATGAACTTAGAGGTGATCTAATTGCGTTTGAGAAAACACACTTAGACAGACAAGTTCAATATGAAAAGAAGAAGACAGTTGCATTTAAAGCAACTGTGGCTGaattagaagaagaagaagaagaagaagaaggaggaggaggaggaggaggaggagaacaaGATGAGAACATATCTATGCTTTCCAAAGTTGTAACAAGCATGATGAAGAAAAACAGAAACAACAGAAGAGATAAATCAAATTTCAGAAAAGGGAAGATGAACAATGAGAATGACAAAAATGATGGAAGATGCTACGAGTGTGGAAAACATAGACACATTCAAGCTGAATGCCCTGAACTGAAAAAGAAACTAAGCAGGAACTTTCAAAAGAAGAAATCATTTGGAGCTtggagtgatgaagaagaatctGTTCATGAAGAAATTGCCAACATGTGCTTCATGGCCATCAAAGAAGATAGCGATGAAGACTCAGGTGAACTTGGTCTCATGGCAGACGAAGGAACAAGTGAGGTACATTTTTCTACATGTCCTAACTGTCATGAACTCCAAGAATTTATTGATATTGCTTTTGCAGATATTGAGAAAGTTCTGAATGAACTTCGAAAAATCCAAAGAGAGAAGAAAGACTAG